Proteins found in one Amphiura filiformis chromosome 14, Afil_fr2py, whole genome shotgun sequence genomic segment:
- the LOC140169036 gene encoding uncharacterized protein — protein sequence MMAGSEPCAIDFPTPVPAPNNAVIEPWESGPDIIEHPKPSFTLDSGSHLSLRVQYANSKYPVTITWYRNNKELESQENCPRGAETTLRLFVRHTAIYKVGIVDTYNGYKTASFECCVHVNKPPSWWWCIII from the exons ATGATGGCTGGTTCCGAGCCATGTGCCATCGACTTTCCAACCCCAGTACCAGCACCAAATAACGCCGTAATAGAACCATGGGAATCGG GACCTGATATAATAGAGCATCCTAAACCATCTTTCACTCTGGATAGTGGTAGTCATTTAAGCCTAAGAGTTCAATACGCCAACTCCAAATATCCAGTTACTATTACATGGTACCGAAACAATAAGGAGCTGGAAAGCCAAGAGAATTGTCCTCGAGGTGCCGAAACGACCCTGCGGTTGTTTGTAAGGCATACGGCCATATATAAAGTAGGAATTGTGGACACCTACAATGGATACAAGACAGCCAGTTTTGAATGCTGTGTTCACGTTAATAAGCCGCCATCATGGTGGTGGTGCATTATTATTTAG
- the LOC140170136 gene encoding uncharacterized protein encodes MGEPYDILIIDGNVLSTHNHPYETTETDPVIHTPLNDTTLEEGKSIKLSVEFQTRSESLGQVLIIWEHDGQIVKTGQSPVTQGVTSLTLKSSGAKGTWKVTVEDRKNKKYDTCTQCEVSI; translated from the exons ATGGGGGAACCATACGACATTCTTATCATTGATGGTAATGTTCTCAGTACTCACAATCATCCATATGAAACTACTGAAACGG ACCCAGTTATTCACACACCACTTAACGACACCACATTGGAGGAGGGTAAAAGTATCAAGCTTTCAGTGGAATTCCAAACTCGTTCTGAAAGCCTTGGACAAGTCCTCATTATATGGGAGCACGACGGCCAGATCGTAAAAACTGGACAGAGTCCCGTTACTCAAGGCGTCACCAGCCTTACGCTAAAATCATCAGGTGCAAAGGGAACCTGGAAGGTTACAGTAGAAGACCGGAAGAATAAGAAGTACGACACTTGCACTCAATGTGAAGTGTCGATTTAG
- the LOC140170137 gene encoding uncharacterized protein: MASQNETYSVDLPASIQSTESVAYEAQTSGPIILEHLPEERLVYYGDSTTLRVQYGHAKYPVNITWLFHRGYGASPRVLETQTNMIRGGWTSLNLKNIRKERTFEVVIEDPFNRRQASSICTVSVIR; encoded by the exons ATGGCTTCTCAGAACGAAACGTATAGCGTTGACTTGCCAGCATCAATACAATCGACTGAAAGTGTGGCATATGAGGCACAAACATCAG GGCCAATTATCTTGGAACATCTTCCAGAGGAAAGATTGGTGTACTATGGAGATTCTACTACACTCAGGGTGCAATATGGACACGCTAAGTACCCAGTAAACATCACATGGCTATTCCATCGAGGTTATGGAGCATCACCACGAGTTTTGGAGACACAAACTAATATGATACGTGGTGGATGGACATCCTTAAATCTCAAAAATATCAGAAAGGAGCGTACATTTGAGGTGGTGATAGAAGACCCTTTCAACAGGAGACAGGCCTCGTCAATTTGCACAGTGAGCGTTATACG CTGA
- the LOC140170138 gene encoding uncharacterized protein, with protein MEPLEIVISDYRPGAQTSGWETYQTDPVITSGLNNKSVQLYGSASISVDYDTKPGRPTFIEWFKDNNRIKYGEVSGGRGRTTIRVNQATQAHDGVYAVRVTDVHTKRNAVTQGQINVIW; from the exons ATGGAGCCATTAGAAATTGTTATCAGTGATTACAGACCCGGAGCGCAGACATCTGGATGGGAGACCTATCAAACAG ATCCTGTTATCACGTCAGGGTTGAATAACAAATCCGTCCAACTGTACGGTTCCGCATCCATATCTGTTGATTACGATACAAAACCGGGGAGACCCACCTTCATTGAGTGGTTTAAGGATAACAACCGTATCAAATATGGCGAAGTGTCTGGAGGACGTGGTCGAACAACCATACGTGTGAACCAAGCGACTCAAGCGCACGACGGAGTGTATGCAGTAAGAGTGACAGATGTACATACGAAAAGAAATGCTGTAACACAGGGGCAAATCAACGTCATTTG